Proteins encoded within one genomic window of Thermococcus celer Vu 13 = JCM 8558:
- the cdr gene encoding CoA-disulfide reductase produces the protein MKRTVAIIGGGAAGMSAASRVKKLRPEWDVKVFEATEWVSHAPCGIPYVVEGLSPREKLMHYPPEVFIKKRGIDLHMRAEVIEVEQGSLRVREGDGEHEYGWDYLVFANGASPKVPALEGLELEGVFTADLPPDAVAITEYMEKHDVRDVVILGTGYIALEMAEAFVARGKNVTLIGRSERVLRKTFDKEITDIVEEKLRENLNLRLEELTLRFEGDGRVERVITDAGEYRADLVVIATGIKPNTKLARELGVRIGETGAIWTNERMETSVENVYAAGDVAETRHLITGRRVWIPLAPAGNKMGYVAGSNIAGREIHFPGVLGTSVTKFLDLEIGKTGLTEAEAVKEGYDVRTAFIKAGTNPHYYPGSKPIWLKGVVDNETNRLLGVQAVGARILPRIDGAAAMLTAGFTTKDVFFTDLAYAPPFAPVWDPLIVLARVLKF, from the coding sequence ATGAAGAGGACGGTGGCGATTATAGGCGGTGGAGCGGCCGGAATGAGCGCGGCGTCACGCGTCAAGAAGCTCAGGCCCGAGTGGGACGTAAAGGTCTTCGAGGCTACCGAGTGGGTCAGCCACGCCCCCTGCGGCATCCCCTACGTCGTCGAGGGGCTCTCCCCCAGGGAGAAGCTCATGCACTACCCTCCGGAGGTCTTCATCAAGAAGCGCGGGATAGACCTCCACATGAGGGCAGAGGTGATAGAGGTCGAGCAGGGGAGCCTGCGCGTCAGGGAAGGCGATGGGGAGCACGAGTACGGGTGGGACTACCTCGTCTTTGCCAACGGCGCCTCCCCGAAGGTTCCGGCACTTGAGGGGCTCGAACTCGAGGGGGTCTTCACGGCCGACCTCCCGCCGGACGCCGTCGCCATAACGGAATACATGGAGAAACACGACGTCAGAGACGTTGTCATCTTGGGCACGGGTTACATCGCCCTCGAGATGGCCGAGGCGTTCGTCGCGAGGGGCAAGAACGTCACCCTCATAGGCAGGAGCGAGAGGGTTCTGAGAAAGACCTTTGACAAAGAGATCACAGACATCGTTGAGGAGAAGCTGAGGGAGAACCTCAACCTCCGCCTCGAGGAGCTCACACTTCGCTTCGAGGGCGACGGAAGGGTCGAGAGGGTAATCACGGACGCGGGCGAGTACAGGGCGGACCTCGTTGTGATCGCGACGGGCATAAAGCCCAACACGAAACTCGCGAGGGAACTCGGCGTGAGGATAGGCGAAACCGGGGCGATATGGACGAACGAGAGAATGGAAACGAGCGTGGAGAACGTTTACGCCGCAGGGGACGTCGCGGAGACGAGGCACCTCATCACTGGGAGGCGCGTCTGGATACCCCTCGCACCGGCAGGCAACAAGATGGGATACGTAGCAGGAAGCAACATAGCAGGGCGCGAGATCCACTTCCCGGGCGTGCTCGGGACGAGCGTCACCAAGTTCCTCGACCTTGAGATAGGAAAGACCGGTTTAACCGAAGCGGAGGCCGTTAAGGAGGGCTACGATGTCAGGACGGCCTTCATAAAGGCCGGAACGAACCCCCACTACTACCCGGGCTCAAAGCCGATATGGCTAAAGGGCGTCGTTGACAACGAGACTAACAGGCTCCTCGGCGTGCAGGCCGTCGGTGCCAGGATACTGCCGAGGATAGACGGCGCCGCCGCCATGCTGACGGCCGGCTTCACGACGAAGGACGTCTTCTTCACGGATTTGGCCTACGCCCCGCCCTTCGCCCCCGTGTGGGACCCGCTCATAGTCCTCGCGAGGGTCCTGAAGTTCTGA
- a CDS encoding aldehyde ferredoxin oxidoreductase family protein, with the protein MYGYTGKLLDVNLTGEEINEIELSEDVLKKFYGGRGLGTYLLWKELGEQWEKIDPLGEKNLLLVLTGPLTGYYPGMKTAVLSKSPESNGVVGSVLSSEVGLELKASGYDGIIIRGKAKTPVYLLIHNDNVEIRDASKYWGMGGTELYKTLLRDVYEEIKKKEKLKGVPKEPAMMYIGRGGENKVRFAAIMTKLMHAAGYGGYGAVMGSKNLKAILVKGSKPLPEVYDKNKMKALLREFWKKSFSAVTFREWGTAAGGYSVGHDRSSEPIRNWQEEYHNDERMSVVNFENKVWIKKYWADYGCPVNCMKISYLRNGLHKGAITDGPDYELMAYMGTNLGIFEPEKIVYLSHLVDELGLDGINAGNVLGFAAELYQRGILTKEDLGFELRWGDEEAFAKLIEMITNKEEIGEILAEGTYRAALRISEMKGVDATKYAVHVKGIGVGAHGIRSELDYTRDVSYAVSVQGGDHTSTAALPAKGYEGEMTSAFYDSAVICMFVTQPGFENILEFGNAVTGFKITPEQWLNEIGPRIIHLQRILLLLGGPDVYWDPRKDDDNPPRFYEPLPSGPVRGKAPSKEEIHTKVRQYYEEIGYDEKGIPREEILEKLGLGEAKRDVKRIRRRLGV; encoded by the coding sequence ATGTATGGTTACACCGGAAAACTTCTCGATGTGAACCTGACGGGGGAAGAAATTAATGAAATTGAACTCAGCGAAGACGTTCTTAAAAAATTCTACGGCGGTAGGGGGCTTGGCACATACCTGTTATGGAAAGAGCTTGGAGAGCAATGGGAAAAAATTGATCCCTTAGGTGAGAAAAATCTCCTGCTCGTTCTTACGGGACCCCTAACAGGTTACTATCCGGGAATGAAAACCGCCGTGCTTTCCAAATCTCCGGAGAGCAATGGGGTGGTGGGGAGCGTTTTGAGCAGTGAGGTTGGGCTTGAACTCAAAGCCTCCGGGTACGATGGGATCATTATACGGGGAAAAGCCAAAACACCTGTTTATCTCTTAATCCACAACGATAACGTAGAGATACGAGATGCGAGTAAATACTGGGGAATGGGTGGTACCGAGCTCTACAAAACGCTCCTCAGGGATGTGTACGAGGAAATAAAGAAAAAAGAAAAACTGAAGGGAGTTCCAAAAGAGCCGGCGATGATGTACATAGGCAGGGGAGGAGAGAATAAAGTTCGTTTCGCCGCAATAATGACAAAACTCATGCACGCGGCCGGTTACGGTGGTTATGGAGCTGTAATGGGAAGCAAAAACCTCAAGGCGATTCTGGTTAAGGGGAGTAAACCCCTTCCGGAGGTCTATGATAAAAACAAAATGAAAGCTCTCCTAAGAGAGTTTTGGAAGAAATCCTTCTCCGCGGTTACGTTCAGGGAGTGGGGAACCGCCGCTGGAGGATACAGTGTTGGACACGACCGATCAAGTGAGCCTATCAGGAACTGGCAGGAAGAGTACCACAACGACGAGAGGATGAGTGTCGTCAACTTTGAAAACAAAGTATGGATAAAAAAGTACTGGGCGGACTATGGCTGTCCGGTCAACTGCATGAAGATCTCTTACCTGAGGAACGGGCTCCACAAAGGCGCGATTACAGATGGCCCGGACTACGAACTGATGGCATACATGGGAACGAACCTCGGCATCTTCGAGCCGGAAAAGATAGTTTACCTCTCCCATCTTGTCGATGAGCTTGGACTTGATGGCATAAACGCAGGAAATGTTTTGGGGTTTGCCGCCGAGCTCTACCAGAGGGGCATTTTGACGAAAGAGGATCTCGGCTTTGAATTGAGGTGGGGGGACGAGGAGGCCTTTGCAAAACTAATTGAGATGATCACAAACAAAGAAGAGATCGGAGAAATTCTGGCCGAAGGAACTTACAGAGCAGCGTTAAGGATCTCAGAGATGAAGGGAGTCGACGCAACGAAGTATGCAGTTCACGTCAAGGGCATCGGCGTCGGTGCCCATGGAATACGGAGCGAGCTTGACTACACAAGGGACGTGAGCTACGCCGTCTCCGTTCAAGGTGGGGACCACACATCGACCGCTGCCCTTCCGGCAAAGGGTTACGAGGGAGAAATGACAAGCGCATTCTACGACTCCGCAGTGATATGTATGTTCGTCACACAGCCAGGCTTTGAGAATATTTTGGAATTCGGAAACGCAGTGACTGGTTTCAAAATAACTCCTGAGCAGTGGCTAAACGAAATCGGACCTAGAATAATACACCTCCAGAGAATCCTCCTCCTTCTTGGTGGGCCTGATGTTTACTGGGATCCAAGAAAAGACGATGATAATCCTCCAAGGTTCTATGAACCCTTACCAAGCGGCCCGGTCAGGGGAAAAGCCCCAAGTAAAGAAGAGATACATACAAAGGTCAGGCAATACTACGAGGAGATTGGATACGATGAGAAGGGCATTCCACGGGAAGAAATCCTGGAAAAACTGGGTTTGGGTGAAGCAAAGAGGGATGTGAAGAGAATCAGGAGGCGGCTGGGAGTTTAA
- a CDS encoding MoaD/ThiS family protein gives MKIRVRLYGDLALKYSPDFEFEVPEGSKVSDVLRILGISDYGNHIIVNEKKVGREHPLNEGDVLKILPVVYGG, from the coding sequence ATGAAGATCAGGGTTAGGCTCTACGGTGATCTGGCCCTAAAGTATTCCCCTGATTTTGAATTTGAAGTTCCTGAGGGAAGTAAAGTCTCAGATGTCCTCAGGATTCTTGGGATAAGTGATTATGGGAACCATATAATCGTTAATGAGAAAAAAGTCGGTAGGGAGCATCCCCTAAATGAAGGAGACGTTTTAAAGATCCTGCCCGTTGTCTACGGGGGTTGA
- a CDS encoding 60S ribosomal export protein NMD3: MGERFCYRCGISESEGGPLIDGLCQVCYRKENPVLLIDDEIEAEVCGNCGSYKKRGVWVDPQTYDLEGLIFEVAENALLETIGDSLDERVEEFEVVPPEELDGMNELPVGRALVAFEPINWHIEHFPAVVTYEVRVKARIHELQRELHDENKRVTVYVRQTVCPRCSKFLGGYFEAILQVRAEGRPLSEEERKAIGKLVEEKVDEIMRGDRMGFIQDTIEKEEGLDFYMGSTSSARKLAHAIRERFGGTISEAYELVGVDRQTSREVYRTSVSVRIPKFRKGDIVTDGRGNVYEVERVDGRGLSLRNLSTWESEHRNWKSVKREGMDVAEREESEAMVTSVTPTEVQLMDMETYETYELERPEMELREGEVYRIVSVGGKRYFLGRKE; the protein is encoded by the coding sequence ATGGGCGAGAGGTTCTGTTACAGGTGCGGGATAAGTGAGAGCGAGGGCGGTCCGCTCATAGACGGCCTCTGTCAGGTCTGTTACCGAAAGGAGAACCCGGTTCTGCTCATCGATGACGAGATCGAGGCCGAGGTGTGCGGGAACTGCGGCAGTTACAAAAAACGGGGCGTATGGGTTGACCCCCAAACCTACGATCTCGAGGGACTCATATTCGAGGTCGCGGAGAACGCGCTTCTGGAGACCATAGGAGATTCCCTCGACGAGAGGGTTGAGGAGTTCGAGGTGGTCCCCCCAGAGGAACTGGACGGGATGAACGAGCTCCCCGTCGGAAGGGCCCTCGTTGCCTTCGAGCCGATCAACTGGCACATCGAGCACTTCCCGGCGGTGGTGACGTACGAGGTCCGTGTTAAAGCGCGGATACACGAGCTCCAGCGCGAACTCCACGATGAGAACAAGAGGGTCACCGTCTACGTCCGCCAGACGGTCTGCCCGCGCTGTTCCAAGTTCCTCGGCGGCTACTTCGAGGCGATACTCCAGGTTAGGGCGGAGGGAAGACCGCTGAGCGAGGAGGAGCGGAAGGCCATCGGAAAGCTCGTGGAGGAAAAGGTGGACGAGATAATGCGGGGGGACAGGATGGGCTTCATCCAGGACACCATCGAAAAGGAGGAGGGACTCGACTTCTACATGGGCTCGACGTCCTCTGCGAGAAAGCTCGCCCACGCGATAAGGGAGCGCTTCGGTGGGACGATAAGCGAGGCGTACGAGCTCGTTGGAGTCGATCGGCAGACGAGTAGAGAGGTGTACCGCACCAGCGTGAGCGTTAGGATTCCGAAGTTCAGAAAGGGGGACATAGTAACGGACGGACGCGGCAACGTCTACGAGGTCGAGCGCGTGGACGGAAGGGGCCTGTCCCTGAGGAACCTGTCTACCTGGGAAAGCGAACACCGCAACTGGAAGAGCGTAAAGCGGGAGGGGATGGACGTCGCGGAGAGGGAGGAGAGCGAGGCCATGGTCACGAGCGTAACCCCAACCGAGGTTCAGCTCATGGACATGGAGACCTACGAGACCTACGAGCTCGAGAGGCCGGAGATGGAGCTCAGAGAGGGCGAGGTGTACAGAATCGTGTCCGTCGGCGGCAAAAGGTACTTCCTCGGCAGGAAGGAATGA
- a CDS encoding DUF424 domain-containing protein: protein MIYVKIYRVQGEVLLAACDEELLGKTFREGELKLEVKERFYRGELVDEDALEDLLNEATIANLTGERCVRKAMELGYVDEGRVLWIQGVPHAQMAKLLF from the coding sequence GTGATATACGTTAAAATCTATCGAGTCCAGGGTGAAGTCTTACTCGCGGCGTGCGACGAGGAGCTCCTTGGGAAAACGTTCCGGGAGGGCGAACTAAAGCTCGAGGTGAAGGAGCGATTCTACAGGGGGGAACTCGTCGACGAGGACGCACTGGAGGACCTGCTGAACGAGGCAACCATCGCCAACCTCACGGGGGAGAGGTGCGTGAGAAAGGCGATGGAACTGGGCTACGTCGATGAGGGAAGGGTACTGTGGATTCAGGGGGTCCCCCACGCCCAGATGGCGAAGCTCCTCTTCTGA
- a CDS encoding MFS transporter, with product MSQRVAIAVRNASVSNRYRYVPRIPGWFYSFVPFKVATGGSSALVSLYILELGGNASTVGLAFALASLSSMLGALFWGRLSDRTLRRKPFILLGFASVPVFLTAMAFVKTPLQLIAVNTTYAFFLASTLSVPIALVLRSVRKHSWDYGIGKFNEISGWGWVLGLVLGFGLSGFLTIPGLLLTFALTGVPSIIMGWRTIREAPIYINREAIRAFRNYVVEKARYMPSFVLHTNFSVPTSLRRFYLAFLLFWIGAGLYFPQMPVLLSGEGYSRGVIYLALIANSAVSALNYTRVGLGMGKDKEGVLRRGLMLRAGALVAIVAGTMVSSALLPLAFLSYVLAGYSWTFISVSSTAIVSERAGEREKGSAMGTYNLVSSAGYVTGSALSGLLVSSAGFGAAFGLGLALLGGSVALLRR from the coding sequence ATGAGTCAGAGGGTCGCCATCGCGGTGAGGAACGCGTCCGTGTCCAACCGCTACCGCTACGTCCCGAGGATCCCGGGGTGGTTTTACTCCTTCGTTCCCTTCAAGGTGGCCACGGGGGGAAGCTCCGCCCTGGTTAGCCTTTACATCCTCGAGCTCGGGGGAAACGCCTCGACCGTCGGTCTGGCCTTCGCCCTCGCGAGCCTATCTTCCATGCTCGGTGCCCTGTTCTGGGGCAGGCTCAGCGACAGAACCCTCAGGAGAAAGCCCTTCATACTGCTCGGCTTCGCCAGCGTGCCGGTCTTCCTCACCGCGATGGCCTTCGTGAAAACTCCACTTCAGCTCATCGCCGTGAACACAACCTACGCGTTCTTCCTGGCCTCGACCCTTTCGGTCCCGATAGCCCTCGTCCTGAGGAGCGTCAGGAAGCACAGCTGGGACTACGGGATAGGCAAGTTCAACGAGATAAGCGGGTGGGGCTGGGTGCTCGGTCTGGTTTTGGGCTTTGGCCTGTCGGGGTTCCTGACGATACCCGGGCTGTTGCTGACCTTTGCCCTCACGGGGGTTCCCTCCATCATCATGGGATGGCGCACCATACGGGAGGCACCAATATACATCAACAGGGAAGCGATAAGGGCGTTCAGGAACTACGTTGTTGAGAAGGCCCGCTACATGCCCTCCTTCGTGCTCCACACGAACTTCAGCGTCCCGACGAGCCTCAGGCGGTTCTATCTGGCGTTCCTGCTGTTCTGGATAGGGGCCGGTCTGTACTTCCCCCAGATGCCCGTGCTCCTCTCGGGGGAAGGTTACTCCCGCGGGGTCATCTACCTCGCCCTCATCGCCAACTCGGCGGTATCCGCGCTCAACTACACCCGCGTGGGTCTCGGCATGGGAAAAGACAAAGAGGGGGTCCTCAGAAGGGGCCTCATGCTCCGCGCCGGAGCCCTCGTCGCCATAGTGGCGGGAACCATGGTTTCATCGGCACTGTTACCACTCGCCTTCCTTTCGTACGTTCTGGCGGGCTATTCCTGGACTTTCATAAGCGTCTCCTCAACGGCAATCGTGAGCGAGAGGGCGGGGGAGAGGGAGAAGGGAAGCGCCATGGGAACTTACAACCTCGTGAGCTCGGCCGGTTACGTAACGGGAAGCGCCTTAAGCGGACTCCTCGTATCCTCGGCCGGGTTTGGAGCGGCGTTCGGACTCGGACTCGCCCTGCTCGGGGGGAGCGTGGCCCTGCTGAGAAGGTAA
- a CDS encoding S8 family peptidase, whose product MDVYRALKKLGTVDPISKPEFQFIVVEMPVSRVEELQNIPGILHVWKDRMVKLLEPVVPEAGIGEVSPKAELPQLPDMFMSVFTIRAYDTWMDYGVYGDNVTVAVLDTGIDVGHPFLQVTLDGRPKIIDVHDASDEGRADIYYSNNTTANGYLVVNKNVTIDWGVYYMYYGHNSTTNYTMGTYYVGSISGDDYYIGLLPERYFDFNNFTSRSDGLTGDLSDVYPVLIVNQSGNFIAYIDFDLDNNFTNDQPMGVFDLTHDYVTVNSTKVDVAFQGFYGDHAYFMWDSHGHGTHVSGTIAGVGLPSDPVFYGVYGVAPNAQLMEVKVLPGELGFGRTSWIINGMIYATEMGADVISMSLGGGGEINDGLETPEIFYVNLLTDIYGVTFSIAAGNEGPTTNTVHAPGDSDLAITVGNYWESERWDLLYGFPGVANGPAMSSSRGPRDDGLLDPDVMAPGTAIFSSLPMWYTVVNNNTYGYYGFWSGTSMATPHVSGAVALMISYAKQHNITYNPLMIRRALELSAKPTNQTMVDQGFGLVQVDKAIEKLVELSQEPTTYIFGGTTFTSFKNPIEAPLIPISQAYIDFNGYFQYMFGFPYLYRGVYIRNEYPGSVPIYFSPMVYEPGGGLWYVFENKTYKISTNVNWIIPNTTQVTIHGASAMYISDLIGQLSINIDYSKLQKSGTYIGLVYIDDPDTSYVDGYVPVVVDIPMNPNGESHAELSDTAKSGEAKHYFFEVPRGTKELRVTLRVPTDDQGNPMGRVKLVIARPLGEVVYDGVPGYYYVGPGGPLEYTWVVENPVEGTWEITAYASVSSYARTGYEDAHYEIEVSTGSVSISPQLIKKDAAQPSNVTVTATVTNNYGDFNASVIGYGLGRLDVAYAMTRNVSQDEFDVIGVFPVDPTTYFIRFGITQPEDPKADLDLYVYYFPTINDLLNFENYTLYYDQIGPTSDEVFEKFMPEPGYYLVAVYGYDTVGYNPIHYTFYYQMLGDNGDVTVDSTPFSFDTGTTKTLHATAEVSDTGTYLGILGLVNADTGETMTYAPMMFQVGQPEMYVAVYPNATLGKQSVLKIRLLDLATMEKIDVPARVIINGREYYTDNGEVQVYFTPLQMEETFDIEVISDYYQDTSKEVTVKVKEPVENTVYSSTQVSPQVDVGLGTVTSYHVTDTSINLTVDGPSGTTGYVIVTLPLDTQYVDVNSDHPISYYVLNGENAKYVVIRVTYASPVTVTIEYKTSRWIISTWNYVWYMLYLSYDRKFDKFYEKAVEAGVDNATLQKAMEYKQLAEQYYSAAEQYMMPSMGQEERLGVAVMALPYLRNAYLNILKAYKLLEEAINAAETQG is encoded by the coding sequence ATGGATGTCTACAGAGCCCTTAAGAAGCTTGGAACCGTTGACCCGATAAGCAAGCCCGAATTCCAGTTCATAGTTGTGGAGATGCCCGTTTCCAGGGTGGAAGAGCTCCAGAACATCCCCGGCATCCTACACGTCTGGAAGGACAGGATGGTCAAGCTCCTGGAGCCCGTCGTCCCCGAGGCGGGGATAGGTGAAGTTTCCCCCAAGGCGGAGCTTCCCCAGCTTCCCGACATGTTCATGAGCGTCTTCACCATCAGGGCTTACGACACATGGATGGACTACGGTGTCTATGGAGATAACGTCACCGTTGCGGTCCTCGACACTGGAATCGACGTCGGGCACCCGTTCCTCCAGGTGACCCTGGACGGAAGGCCAAAAATCATAGACGTACACGACGCGAGTGACGAGGGCAGGGCCGACATCTACTACTCAAACAACACCACCGCTAACGGATACCTCGTTGTTAACAAAAACGTGACCATCGACTGGGGAGTCTATTATATGTACTACGGACACAATTCCACCACCAATTACACCATGGGCACCTACTACGTTGGAAGCATAAGCGGTGACGACTATTACATTGGTCTCCTTCCAGAGAGATACTTTGATTTCAACAACTTCACCTCGAGGAGTGATGGGCTAACAGGCGACCTCAGCGACGTTTATCCAGTCCTGATAGTCAACCAGAGCGGGAACTTTATCGCTTACATAGACTTCGACCTTGACAACAACTTTACCAACGACCAGCCGATGGGAGTCTTCGACCTCACCCACGATTACGTCACGGTTAACTCCACAAAGGTCGACGTAGCTTTCCAGGGCTTCTATGGAGACCATGCGTACTTCATGTGGGACTCTCACGGACACGGTACCCACGTCAGCGGTACCATAGCTGGCGTTGGACTCCCGAGCGATCCTGTGTTCTACGGTGTCTACGGTGTTGCACCGAACGCCCAGCTCATGGAGGTAAAGGTTCTTCCAGGAGAGCTCGGATTCGGAAGGACGAGCTGGATAATCAACGGAATGATATATGCAACTGAGATGGGGGCTGACGTTATCAGCATGTCCCTTGGAGGCGGCGGAGAGATAAACGACGGACTCGAAACCCCGGAGATATTCTACGTTAACCTGCTCACTGACATCTATGGAGTTACCTTCTCCATAGCGGCCGGTAACGAGGGGCCGACAACCAACACCGTCCACGCCCCCGGTGACAGCGACCTCGCGATAACCGTCGGTAACTACTGGGAGAGCGAGAGGTGGGATCTCCTCTACGGCTTTCCGGGAGTTGCTAACGGTCCCGCCATGAGTTCCAGCAGGGGCCCAAGGGACGACGGTCTTCTTGACCCGGACGTGATGGCTCCAGGAACCGCGATATTCTCGAGCCTGCCTATGTGGTACACGGTAGTCAATAATAACACCTACGGGTACTACGGCTTCTGGAGCGGCACCTCAATGGCCACCCCGCACGTCAGCGGTGCCGTTGCCTTGATGATAAGCTACGCCAAGCAGCACAACATCACCTACAACCCGCTAATGATAAGGCGCGCCCTCGAGCTCAGCGCCAAGCCCACCAACCAGACGATGGTAGACCAGGGATTCGGTCTCGTACAGGTTGACAAAGCCATTGAGAAGCTTGTGGAGCTCAGTCAGGAGCCCACCACGTACATATTTGGAGGAACCACATTTACGAGCTTCAAGAACCCGATTGAGGCACCATTGATACCCATCTCACAAGCGTACATCGACTTCAACGGGTACTTCCAGTACATGTTCGGCTTCCCGTACCTATACAGGGGAGTTTACATAAGGAACGAGTATCCGGGCAGCGTCCCGATATACTTCTCACCGATGGTGTACGAGCCAGGAGGGGGCCTCTGGTACGTGTTCGAGAACAAGACGTACAAGATAAGCACCAACGTCAACTGGATAATCCCCAACACAACGCAGGTCACGATCCACGGTGCCAGTGCCATGTACATAAGCGACCTCATAGGACAGCTCTCCATAAACATCGACTACTCCAAGCTCCAGAAGAGCGGAACCTACATCGGTCTGGTCTACATCGACGACCCCGACACCAGCTACGTTGACGGCTACGTCCCGGTTGTGGTCGACATACCGATGAACCCGAACGGAGAGAGCCACGCCGAGCTATCCGACACCGCCAAGTCCGGAGAGGCCAAGCACTACTTCTTCGAGGTTCCGAGGGGAACGAAGGAGCTCCGCGTTACCCTCCGCGTTCCGACCGACGACCAGGGTAACCCCATGGGAAGGGTCAAGCTCGTCATCGCCAGGCCACTGGGAGAAGTGGTCTACGATGGAGTTCCGGGATACTACTACGTCGGTCCGGGTGGACCGCTTGAGTACACGTGGGTCGTCGAGAACCCCGTTGAGGGAACCTGGGAGATAACCGCCTACGCCAGCGTCAGCTCCTATGCCAGAACCGGCTACGAAGACGCCCACTATGAAATTGAAGTCAGCACCGGCTCGGTGTCTATATCCCCGCAGCTCATAAAGAAGGACGCAGCCCAGCCCTCGAACGTCACCGTCACCGCAACGGTGACCAACAACTACGGTGACTTCAACGCCAGCGTCATAGGCTACGGTCTCGGAAGGCTCGATGTGGCGTACGCAATGACCAGAAACGTCAGCCAGGATGAATTTGATGTCATCGGGGTATTCCCAGTTGACCCGACGACGTACTTCATCAGGTTTGGAATCACCCAGCCAGAAGACCCGAAGGCTGACCTTGACCTGTACGTCTACTATTTCCCAACCATAAATGACCTCCTGAACTTTGAGAACTACACACTATACTACGATCAGATAGGGCCGACCAGCGATGAGGTCTTTGAGAAGTTCATGCCAGAGCCCGGCTATTACCTCGTTGCAGTTTACGGATACGACACCGTCGGATACAACCCGATCCACTACACCTTCTACTACCAGATGCTCGGCGACAACGGTGACGTGACGGTAGACAGCACGCCCTTCAGCTTCGATACTGGAACCACCAAGACCCTCCACGCCACGGCCGAGGTCTCAGACACCGGAACCTACCTCGGCATACTCGGCCTCGTGAACGCTGACACGGGAGAAACAATGACCTACGCTCCGATGATGTTCCAGGTGGGCCAGCCCGAGATGTACGTCGCGGTCTATCCAAACGCCACCCTCGGGAAGCAGTCAGTGCTTAAGATAAGGCTGCTCGACCTTGCTACAATGGAGAAGATAGACGTCCCCGCCAGGGTTATCATAAACGGCAGGGAGTACTACACGGACAACGGGGAAGTACAGGTTTACTTCACACCCCTCCAGATGGAGGAAACGTTCGACATAGAAGTCATCAGCGACTACTACCAGGACACCTCCAAGGAGGTAACGGTTAAGGTCAAGGAGCCGGTAGAGAACACGGTGTACTCCTCGACTCAGGTATCTCCTCAGGTTGATGTGGGCCTTGGAACCGTTACAAGCTACCACGTCACGGACACGAGCATAAATCTGACGGTCGACGGCCCGAGTGGAACAACTGGATACGTCATCGTGACACTGCCACTCGATACCCAGTACGTTGATGTGAACTCGGATCACCCGATAAGCTACTACGTCCTCAACGGCGAGAACGCGAAGTACGTTGTGATAAGAGTAACGTACGCTTCGCCTGTGACGGTGACGATTGAGTACAAGACCTCCCGCTGGATCATCAGCACCTGGAACTACGTCTGGTACATGCTCTACCTGAGCTATGACCGCAAGTTCGATAAGTTCTACGAGAAGGCTGTCGAAGCGGGCGTCGACAACGCAACCCTCCAGAAGGCAATGGAGTACAAGCAGCTCGCCGAGCAGTACTATAGTGCGGCAGAGCAGTACATGATGCCATCTATGGGTCAAGAAGAGCGCCTCGGAGTGGCGGTAATGGCACTGCCCTACCTCCGCAATGCCTACCTGAACATCCTAAAGGCGTACAAACTCCTTGAGGAAGCAATAAACGCCGCTGAGACGCAGGGTTAA
- a CDS encoding 4Fe-4S dicluster domain-containing protein: MGGDMERVGILVTPDKCSGCRLCEIACSLEHEGIIWPEASRIRIFELLPGINVPHTCVQCPDYPCVAACPTNALSVDEKTGAVLVDEDKCIECGACVAACPGDVPRIPEGKGSVVICDLCGGEPKCVEACHEAAHDALKIVRGNYRPIFRTFAKDPVAKSFEIARKVYGEEFLR; encoded by the coding sequence ATGGGCGGGGATATGGAAAGAGTGGGGATTTTGGTGACTCCCGATAAGTGCAGCGGATGCAGATTGTGTGAGATAGCATGCTCCCTGGAGCACGAGGGTATTATATGGCCCGAGGCGTCAAGGATAAGGATTTTTGAGCTTCTTCCGGGGATAAATGTTCCCCACACATGCGTCCAGTGCCCTGACTATCCGTGTGTGGCTGCGTGTCCAACAAATGCGCTGAGCGTCGATGAAAAAACGGGAGCCGTTTTGGTGGATGAGGATAAATGCATAGAATGTGGAGCGTGTGTGGCTGCGTGCCCCGGAGACGTCCCGAGGATTCCCGAAGGGAAGGGGAGCGTGGTAATATGTGATCTCTGTGGGGGAGAGCCAAAGTGCGTTGAGGCATGTCATGAAGCGGCTCACGATGCTCTGAAGATTGTTAGAGGAAACTACAGACCAATCTTCAGGACTTTTGCAAAGGATCCGGTGGCGAAAAGCTTTGAAATCGCAAGAAAAGTTTATGGCGAAGAGTTTCTGAGGTGA